The Faecalibacterium prausnitzii genome includes a window with the following:
- a CDS encoding sugar transferase, whose amino-acid sequence MATNTTGIEKKVEIDRKENLRDHRLYWFVRRAQDVILSAAALVVLSPLMLGTAIAIVIDDPSAGPIFSQERIGRDGKPFKFYKFRSMCPNAEAKLDDLLDKNEMDGPVFKIKDDPRITRVGKFIRKTSLDELPQLWNILKGDMSIVGPRPALPREVEQYGDYEKQRLYVTPGLSCYWQIAPHRNDLSFEEWMDLDVKYVKERSFWVDWKIIFKTFKVCLLGHGE is encoded by the coding sequence ATGGCTACGAATACGACTGGAATTGAGAAGAAAGTTGAAATTGACCGGAAAGAAAATCTGCGCGACCATCGGCTGTATTGGTTCGTCCGCCGTGCGCAGGATGTGATTTTGTCCGCTGCTGCTTTGGTAGTGCTGTCACCATTGATGCTGGGCACGGCGATTGCCATTGTGATAGATGATCCGTCCGCAGGCCCGATTTTTTCGCAGGAACGCATTGGACGCGACGGAAAACCCTTCAAGTTCTATAAGTTCCGCTCTATGTGCCCCAACGCAGAGGCAAAACTGGACGACCTTCTGGACAAGAACGAGATGGATGGCCCTGTGTTCAAGATCAAGGACGACCCGCGCATTACCCGTGTGGGCAAGTTTATCCGCAAGACCAGCCTCGATGAGCTGCCCCAGTTGTGGAACATCCTGAAGGGCGATATGAGCATAGTTGGCCCCCGCCCGGCACTTCCTCGCGAGGTGGAGCAGTACGGCGACTACGAAAAGCAGCGTCTATATGTGACTCCCGGCCTGAGCTGCTATTGGCAAATCGCTCCGCACCGCAATGACCTCTCTTTTGAGGAATGGATGGACCTGGACGTGAAGTATGTCAAGGAGCGCAGCTTCTGGGTGGATTGGAAGATTATTTTTAAGACATTCAAGGTGTGCCTGCTGGGGCATGGGGAGTAA
- a CDS encoding Helicase associated domain protein, translated as MALRLFEHNEKAYHAAVRMMDQYGKAAIVHPTGTGKSYIAFKLIEDNPEKVVLWLSPSEYIFKTQLESLKRNDPDFPRANVHFYTYAKLMCCAQAQLDEIAAQKPAYIILDEFHRAGAECWGESTVALLKLCPEAKLLGLTATNIRYLDNNRDMAEELFDGHTASDMTLGEAVVRGILPAPKYVTTVYQYQKALAKYQARVDNLRTPGIQDVNQKYLDALRRALEQADGLDRVFAHHITNKSGKYIVFCANKEHMDEMVSHVPEWFAGVNSNVVVYQAYSDDPNTDKAFADFKTDTSDRLKLLFCIDMLNEGVHVEGISGVILFRPTISPIIYKQQIGRALTAGDNTTPLILDVVNNFEGLTSISGLQGEMQEAVHRLYANGEGDKIVTERFEVIEQVHDCRVLFEQLQASLSSGWEHYFSEASIYYAEHGNLNVPKLYTTPGGLSLGVWLVTQRRVREGQIQGILTEQQIQRLDSIGMVWGNRKEIAWQHGFEVAKKYHDTYGNLMVPGKYVDPDGYPLGQWIIKTRQQKLNGRLKEERIAQLDEIGMVWNIFDAKWEKAYALAAAYYEENGNLNIPRSYVTAAGERLGQWVASQQWAYPKGKLTDEQVERLSRIGMYWGNRNDRKWNEGYQEAKRYFDAHGDLNVPAEYVSPGGYNLGNWVKRQRYTRQNPEKSCAVLTEERIGKLDAIGMRWEKSNLKHLSQQAVRVEIVAAKAG; from the coding sequence GTGGCATTGCGTCTGTTTGAGCACAATGAAAAAGCATATCATGCGGCAGTCCGGATGATGGACCAGTATGGCAAAGCTGCCATTGTTCATCCCACCGGTACCGGAAAGAGCTACATTGCGTTCAAGCTGATCGAGGACAACCCGGAGAAGGTCGTGCTCTGGCTTTCTCCCAGTGAATATATCTTCAAGACCCAGCTGGAAAGCCTGAAAAGGAACGACCCGGATTTTCCGCGGGCAAACGTTCACTTTTATACCTACGCCAAACTGATGTGCTGTGCGCAGGCACAGCTGGACGAAATAGCAGCGCAGAAGCCTGCCTATATTATACTCGATGAATTCCACCGTGCCGGTGCGGAATGCTGGGGCGAAAGCACGGTGGCTTTATTAAAGTTGTGCCCGGAGGCAAAGCTTCTGGGGCTGACGGCAACAAACATCCGGTATCTGGATAATAACCGTGACATGGCCGAAGAGCTCTTTGATGGGCATACGGCGAGCGACATGACCCTTGGCGAAGCAGTCGTCAGGGGCATTTTGCCTGCCCCGAAATATGTGACCACGGTTTATCAGTACCAGAAAGCCCTTGCAAAGTATCAGGCGCGGGTGGATAACCTGCGGACACCGGGCATTCAGGATGTGAATCAGAAATATCTGGATGCCTTGCGCCGGGCACTGGAGCAGGCGGACGGCTTGGACAGGGTCTTTGCCCATCATATCACAAATAAGTCTGGCAAGTACATCGTCTTCTGCGCCAACAAAGAGCATATGGACGAAATGGTGTCCCATGTGCCGGAGTGGTTCGCCGGGGTCAACTCAAATGTGGTGGTGTATCAGGCTTACTCGGATGACCCTAACACGGACAAGGCGTTTGCCGACTTCAAAACTGATACCAGTGACCGGCTCAAGCTGCTGTTCTGCATCGATATGCTTAACGAGGGCGTCCATGTGGAGGGAATTTCCGGGGTCATCCTGTTCCGACCAACGATTTCGCCCATTATCTACAAGCAGCAGATCGGACGTGCCCTGACCGCTGGTGATAATACGACACCACTTATCCTAGATGTTGTCAACAATTTCGAGGGCTTGACCAGTATTTCCGGTTTGCAAGGCGAGATGCAGGAGGCGGTCCACCGGCTCTATGCCAACGGCGAGGGCGACAAGATTGTGACCGAACGGTTTGAGGTCATCGAGCAAGTGCACGATTGCCGGGTGCTGTTCGAGCAGCTGCAAGCGAGCCTTTCGTCCGGTTGGGAGCACTACTTCTCCGAGGCAAGCATCTACTATGCGGAACACGGCAACCTGAATGTCCCGAAACTGTATACCACGCCCGGCGGTCTGAGCCTTGGCGTGTGGCTGGTCACTCAGCGTCGTGTGCGCGAGGGACAAATTCAAGGCATCCTGACCGAACAACAGATTCAACGGCTGGACAGCATCGGCATGGTCTGGGGCAACCGGAAGGAAATTGCGTGGCAGCACGGATTTGAGGTCGCAAAGAAATACCACGACACCTACGGAAACCTGATGGTGCCCGGAAAGTATGTGGATCCGGACGGCTATCCCTTAGGACAGTGGATCATCAAGACCCGGCAGCAAAAGCTGAACGGCCGACTGAAGGAAGAACGCATCGCACAGCTTGATGAGATCGGCATGGTGTGGAACATTTTCGATGCCAAGTGGGAAAAGGCTTATGCGCTGGCTGCGGCTTATTATGAGGAAAACGGCAACCTGAATATCCCACGTTCCTATGTGACAGCGGCTGGTGAACGGCTGGGGCAATGGGTAGCAAGCCAGCAATGGGCGTACCCGAAAGGAAAACTGACAGACGAGCAGGTCGAGCGGCTCAGCCGGATCGGGATGTACTGGGGCAATCGCAATGACCGCAAGTGGAACGAGGGGTATCAGGAGGCAAAGCGCTATTTTGATGCCCACGGCGACCTGAACGTTCCAGCAGAATATGTGTCACCGGGCGGTTACAACCTCGGAAATTGGGTCAAGCGGCAGCGGTATACCCGCCAGAATCCTGAAAAAAGCTGCGCGGTTCTGACAGAGGAGCGGATTGGAAAGCTGGATGCCATCGGGATGCGGTGGGAGAAAAGCAATCTGAAGCACCTATCTCAGCAAGCGGTACGAGTTGAAATAGTTGCGGCAAAAGCTGGTTGA
- a CDS encoding tyrosine-type recombinase/integrase, whose protein sequence is MLKKLHGNASYSTWFLSGNESKPTEPRCYRKSIKAYLKQAAVRQVRPHALRHTFATTCLQAGCDVKTLSELLGHANANITLQRYVHSDLTESAGR, encoded by the coding sequence ATGCTGAAAAAGCTGCACGGAAATGCCAGCTATTCTACATGGTTTCTATCTGGCAACGAGTCCAAACCCACAGAGCCACGATGCTATCGGAAAAGTATCAAGGCATATCTGAAACAGGCGGCTGTCCGGCAAGTACGCCCGCACGCACTGCGTCATACTTTTGCTACCACCTGTCTGCAAGCGGGGTGCGATGTAAAGACCCTCAGCGAATTGTTGGGACACGCTAATGCAAACATTACCTTGCAGCGCTATGTGCACTCTGACCTGACCGAAAGCGCCGGGAGATGA
- a CDS encoding SprT-like domain-containing protein yields the protein MKQTVKTSRAAGQLEKMFRELNKHYFAGKLPEPIISLKKTPSAYGHITCSKVWQAGGENKYEINISSATLDRPIEETASTLLHEMVHEYCMETGIKDTSNNGVYHNRRFKEQAETHGLTVDHHEKYGWTITSPSEELLDFIIFQGWQDIQMGERLAWSDMAGTGAGSKAPGSRQTGAPKPPKAKSSTRRWVCPKCGTIIRSTKEVRVICADCMELFVKAD from the coding sequence ATGAAACAGACTGTCAAAACCTCCCGCGCTGCTGGTCAGCTGGAAAAAATGTTCCGGGAGCTCAACAAGCACTACTTTGCAGGCAAGCTGCCTGAGCCCATCATCAGCCTGAAAAAGACCCCGTCCGCATACGGTCATATCACTTGCTCCAAGGTCTGGCAGGCAGGCGGCGAGAACAAGTACGAGATCAATATTTCGTCGGCTACCCTTGACCGTCCCATCGAGGAGACCGCTTCCACCCTTTTGCATGAGATGGTGCACGAGTACTGCATGGAGACCGGCATCAAGGACACCAGCAACAACGGGGTCTACCACAACCGGCGCTTTAAGGAGCAGGCAGAGACACACGGGCTGACCGTCGACCACCACGAAAAGTATGGCTGGACCATTACGAGCCCGTCCGAAGAGCTACTGGACTTCATCATCTTCCAAGGCTGGCAGGACATCCAGATGGGTGAACGGCTGGCATGGTCGGATATGGCAGGCACCGGAGCAGGCAGCAAGGCACCCGGTAGCAGGCAGACCGGAGCGCCGAAACCTCCCAAAGCAAAGAGCAGTACCCGGCGGTGGGTATGTCCCAAGTGCGGCACCATCATCCGGAGTACCAAGGAAGTGCGGGTCATCTGTGCGGACTGCATGGAGCTGTTCGTGAAGGCCGACTAA
- a CDS encoding helix-turn-helix domain-containing protein yields MTIISERLQHLRLTHGYTQTDLARTMGVSRRAVYAWEHDKCPEIPHLIQLAQFYQVPTDYLLGLTE; encoded by the coding sequence ATGACCATTATATCAGAACGTTTGCAGCATCTGCGCCTGACGCACGGCTATACTCAGACCGACCTTGCACGAACCATGGGAGTGAGCCGCCGGGCAGTCTACGCATGGGAGCACGATAAATGTCCCGAAATTCCCCATCTGATCCAGCTCGCTCAATTCTATCAAGTGCCGACCGATTATCTGTTGGGGCTGACTGAGTGA
- a CDS encoding sporulation initiation factor Spo0A C-terminal domain-containing protein — MVTSDLSARINDVLRYVGITRNMNAYMILSQALTLIAEDEDRLRAVEKEIYTPIADKTLRGPRAVQSTVRRASKVAWDFFPDRVQELAGYPLNGRPSAVTMLELLYNGVARYDDLSILK, encoded by the coding sequence ATGGTTACTTCCGATTTGTCCGCCCGTATCAATGATGTACTGCGCTACGTCGGGATCACCCGCAACATGAACGCCTACATGATTCTATCACAAGCCCTGACGCTAATTGCCGAGGATGAAGACCGCCTGCGAGCCGTAGAGAAAGAGATCTACACGCCCATTGCCGATAAAACTCTGCGCGGGCCCAGAGCAGTCCAAAGCACGGTCCGCCGGGCATCCAAGGTCGCATGGGATTTCTTCCCCGATCGCGTACAGGAGCTGGCTGGCTATCCTTTGAACGGTCGCCCATCTGCTGTGACCATGCTTGAGCTGCTCTATAATGGTGTCGCTCGCTATGACGATCTTTCTATTCTGAAATAA
- a CDS encoding DEAD/DEAH box helicase family protein, whose product MTEETNVTTTPMQPVSLPKNKPNDALSILALFGDLTDIGLDPCEELPRVPAPMTKPQAAEQEMIWSLDDIRREEMLFERALPALPEDTRYVSQAIGDIIQSWGVGRYVIDAGTGAGKTTAIIDLLKKNMTSCPRFNVGDRKRILYLCNRKTLWEQIVQAILADGVERDFRDTDLIRLAMIECLSFEFVEVQTYQKLQKDYQENPEKTLEHIKNSYTYIVCDEAHYFVNDAKFNHKTNMAYQCVEQLVSCKTVIYMSATMDFLIQKWKEEGTLPPENYYRIPRRKSSVSEIRFYYRDAERKALLDSIPPDEKVIVFVSSRATLEKMKLIYGDAASYYCSDHNKSGAMDTLYDCVRHGKLLKRILFTTTVFYNGVDIKDETVKHIFIEQWLPMEVIQEIGRKRPVSEQDIFKLYLRGKGKRELETCPKEATYNLEPALCYRAGGETWEKFLAAPDVNERIGEESTLYYDHRTKEYHINEMKEMFFQYQKSVALKMLQDGYHDAILSMIRGDLGGPVPEHKSDNVSAYIAEHLNEPMLKDELKAALIRVLNIVPAKGRSSQETIGKLLLNRELQKYGVEIITTRETAGKWRFKTVWMLVELK is encoded by the coding sequence ATGACTGAAGAAACAAATGTTACCACTACACCCATGCAGCCTGTATCTCTGCCCAAAAACAAACCCAACGATGCATTGTCTATCTTGGCGCTATTTGGGGATCTTACCGACATTGGCTTGGACCCCTGTGAAGAGTTGCCGCGCGTACCTGCTCCGATGACGAAACCGCAAGCAGCCGAACAGGAAATGATTTGGTCACTGGATGATATCCGCCGGGAAGAAATGCTATTTGAACGGGCTTTACCGGCTTTGCCAGAGGACACACGCTACGTCTCACAGGCCATCGGCGACATTATACAAAGCTGGGGAGTTGGTCGCTATGTGATCGATGCGGGTACAGGCGCGGGTAAAACAACTGCAATCATTGACTTATTGAAGAAAAATATGACTAGCTGCCCAAGATTCAATGTGGGAGATCGAAAGCGAATTCTATATCTTTGCAACCGGAAAACGCTGTGGGAGCAAATCGTCCAAGCCATTTTAGCGGATGGAGTCGAAAGGGATTTCCGAGATACAGACCTGATTAGATTGGCGATGATCGAGTGCCTGAGTTTTGAGTTTGTAGAGGTGCAAACCTATCAAAAGCTCCAGAAGGACTATCAGGAAAACCCAGAGAAGACGCTGGAGCACATCAAGAACAGCTATACCTATATTGTCTGTGATGAGGCTCATTATTTTGTGAATGATGCCAAATTTAACCATAAGACGAACATGGCGTACCAGTGCGTCGAGCAGTTGGTTTCGTGTAAAACAGTGATCTACATGAGCGCCACGATGGACTTCTTGATTCAGAAGTGGAAGGAGGAGGGGACACTTCCCCCAGAAAACTATTACCGAATCCCAAGAAGAAAATCGAGTGTCTCAGAAATTCGATTCTACTATCGGGATGCTGAGCGTAAGGCTCTCTTGGATTCCATTCCACCAGATGAAAAAGTGATTGTTTTTGTATCGAGTCGTGCAACGCTTGAAAAAATGAAGCTGATATACGGTGATGCGGCTTCCTACTACTGCTCTGACCACAACAAGTCCGGCGCGATGGATACGCTGTATGATTGTGTCCGGCACGGAAAGCTTTTGAAGCGGATCCTTTTTACTACGACTGTCTTCTATAACGGTGTTGACATCAAAGACGAGACGGTCAAACATATTTTCATTGAGCAGTGGTTGCCCATGGAGGTGATTCAGGAGATCGGCAGAAAGCGGCCAGTGAGTGAGCAGGATATCTTTAAACTCTATCTGCGCGGCAAGGGAAAACGGGAGCTGGAGACGTGCCCTAAAGAGGCTACCTATAATCTTGAACCAGCGCTGTGTTATCGTGCAGGCGGGGAGACTTGGGAGAAGTTTTTGGCAGCGCCGGATGTAAACGAGCGAATCGGTGAGGAGTCCACTTTGTACTACGATCATCGAACAAAAGAGTACCATATCAACGAGATGAAAGAGATGTTCTTCCAGTATCAGAAAAGTGTCGCACTGAAAATGTTACAGGATGGATATCATGACGCAATTCTTAGTATGATTCGGGGCGATTTGGGTGGTCCTGTTCCAGAGCATAAGTCGGATAATGTGTCAGCCTACATTGCGGAACATCTCAATGAGCCTATGCTAAAGGATGAGCTAAAGGCAGCACTGATTCGCGTCCTGAATATTGTTCCGGCTAAAGGACGCTCTAGCCAAGAGACGATCGGCAAATTGCTTTTAAATCGAGAGCTTCAAAAATACGGGGTAGAGATTATAACAACAAGAGAAACAGCAGGGAAGTGGCGGTTTAAGACAGTCTGGATGCTTGTGGAACTGAAATAA
- a CDS encoding helix-turn-helix domain-containing protein, with translation MTRSKKNTTGKPTTATQLSPMMTVAEVAELLEFGQNFVYRLVSKPGFPAVKVGNSYRIFREGLMEWLDAQKVDNTPGGAA, from the coding sequence ATGACACGAAGCAAAAAGAACACCACTGGAAAGCCGACGACTGCGACACAGCTCTCGCCCATGATGACCGTTGCCGAGGTGGCAGAGCTGCTGGAGTTCGGGCAGAATTTTGTCTATCGGCTGGTGAGTAAACCGGGCTTCCCGGCGGTAAAGGTGGGCAATAGCTACCGGATCTTCCGCGAAGGGCTGATGGAATGGCTCGATGCGCAGAAGGTCGATAACACACCGGGAGGTGCTGCATAA
- a CDS encoding AAA family ATPase, with protein MSFLSFFPLIPAVTTASAAPVYHGGMIPCLGDVEPVNTRWLVKGYFPMGAVSVVAGPGGVGKGVFMAGVVAAVTTGRPTMLFPDAAVAQGNVLVLTSEDDPGMSLAPRMIAAEADMRRVFYATPGWYWQQKKKKLVIGASLFELIDELHPALVIIDPLRSFLEWNAAANGDVMRGALDMLQEKALADQFSVVIVSHMVKKAGDDARMLLAGSGELWNAARSVTILGRLPMDESVTYVTQEKLNIGTKARSILFHTQTVGVKNKAGAEVETVRAVLAATTEKHYKELMADKPMPLEPSQRDAKESIMALLKEQGPMAGMDLKKLVMDETGCSRRTVERAHTCLVKEKKIQTKRVRQADGKFKFITSLCAVRAVRRVCGEVA; from the coding sequence ATGAGTTTTCTAAGTTTCTTTCCGTTAATCCCTGCTGTGACCACTGCTTCAGCTGCGCCGGTCTACCATGGAGGCATGATTCCGTGTCTGGGAGATGTGGAGCCGGTAAATACCCGATGGCTTGTTAAAGGATACTTCCCGATGGGAGCAGTGTCGGTCGTGGCAGGCCCCGGCGGCGTGGGCAAGGGCGTATTCATGGCGGGTGTGGTGGCTGCCGTAACGACCGGACGTCCCACGATGCTCTTCCCTGATGCTGCAGTTGCACAGGGGAATGTTTTAGTACTTACGAGCGAGGATGACCCCGGCATGTCTCTGGCTCCGCGCATGATCGCGGCAGAGGCGGATATGCGCAGGGTGTTTTACGCGACTCCCGGCTGGTACTGGCAGCAGAAAAAGAAAAAGCTTGTTATTGGGGCAAGCTTGTTTGAGCTTATTGATGAGCTGCATCCGGCACTGGTTATCATCGACCCGCTCAGGAGCTTTCTGGAGTGGAATGCAGCGGCAAATGGTGATGTGATGCGCGGGGCGCTTGATATGCTGCAGGAAAAAGCTTTGGCAGACCAGTTCAGCGTGGTCATTGTATCTCACATGGTAAAGAAGGCAGGCGATGATGCACGGATGTTGCTGGCCGGTTCGGGTGAGCTGTGGAATGCCGCTCGCAGCGTGACCATTCTGGGGAGACTGCCGATGGACGAGAGCGTCACCTATGTAACGCAGGAAAAGCTGAACATTGGCACTAAGGCACGTAGTATCCTCTTCCATACCCAGACGGTAGGTGTGAAAAATAAGGCAGGCGCAGAGGTGGAAACCGTCCGGGCAGTGCTGGCGGCGACCACGGAGAAGCATTATAAGGAGTTGATGGCCGACAAGCCGATGCCATTGGAGCCGTCGCAGCGGGATGCCAAGGAGTCCATCATGGCCCTTCTGAAAGAGCAGGGACCGATGGCTGGCATGGATCTGAAAAAGCTGGTAATGGACGAAACAGGATGCAGCAGACGCACCGTTGAGCGGGCACATACATGCCTTGTAAAAGAGAAAAAGATCCAGACCAAGCGGGTGCGGCAGGCTGACGGAAAGTTCAAGTTCATCACCTCCTTGTGCGCTGTCCGGGCAGTGAGGCGAGTGTGTGGCGAAGTTGCATAA
- a CDS encoding tyrosine-type recombinase/integrase yields the protein MILGFLFLFHFLEVLSGREGFFAKKGGVSLVRNRDLRPAAKANPTIQQAFERFQKYNRLKNLSQGSLDFYAAKGRSFFRFLGDTEQPIHTITEETVEDYIFYMKDQKLHDTTINTNLRMVRAFLYWCMEKSYLEKYPIRLVRADDPIKEPYTTDELQKLLKEPDCKTCSFAEYRNWVIVNFLLGTGCRASTLLNLQIGDLDLSAGTVFFRHMKARNQQIVPLSKALVKIMEEYLEHRTSDFTAPLFVSEYGNQMTLNSLGNAIWNYNHSRGVDKTSMHLFRHTYAKLYIQAGGDPFRLQKLLGHADLTMTRRYVALYADDLRANYDALNPLEQMSHEKQRGEKIGMKRER from the coding sequence ATGATTCTGGGCTTTCTCTTTTTGTTCCATTTTCTGGAAGTGTTGAGCGGGCGAGAGGGATTTTTCGCGAAAAAAGGAGGAGTCTCTCTCGTGCGTAACCGTGATTTAAGACCCGCTGCCAAGGCAAATCCCACCATCCAACAGGCATTTGAAAGGTTCCAAAAGTACAACCGGCTCAAGAACCTCTCCCAAGGCTCACTCGACTTCTACGCCGCTAAGGGCAGAAGCTTCTTTCGGTTTCTGGGGGACACAGAACAGCCCATCCATACCATCACAGAGGAAACGGTGGAGGACTATATCTTCTATATGAAGGACCAGAAGCTTCACGATACGACCATCAATACGAATCTGCGCATGGTGCGTGCGTTTTTGTACTGGTGTATGGAAAAAAGCTATCTGGAAAAGTATCCGATCAGACTAGTGCGTGCAGATGATCCAATCAAAGAACCCTACACCACCGATGAGCTGCAGAAGCTGCTGAAGGAACCGGACTGCAAGACGTGCTCCTTTGCCGAATACCGCAATTGGGTCATTGTCAACTTCCTGCTTGGTACCGGCTGCCGTGCGTCCACGCTACTCAACCTGCAGATCGGAGACTTGGACCTTTCCGCCGGGACAGTGTTTTTCCGCCACATGAAGGCGCGTAACCAGCAAATCGTGCCGCTCTCTAAGGCACTGGTCAAGATCATGGAGGAGTATCTGGAGCATCGTACCAGCGATTTCACGGCCCCGTTGTTTGTCTCAGAGTATGGCAACCAGATGACCCTGAATTCGCTCGGTAATGCGATTTGGAATTATAATCATAGCAGAGGCGTGGATAAGACCTCTATGCACCTGTTCCGGCACACCTACGCCAAACTGTATATCCAAGCTGGTGGCGACCCGTTCCGTCTGCAAAAGCTGCTGGGACACGCAGACCTCACCATGACCCGGCGGTATGTGGCACTGTATGCGGACGACCTGAGAGCCAACTATGACGCCCTGAACCCGCTGGAACAGATGAGCCATGAAAAGCAACGGGGTGAAAAAATAGGGATGAAACGGGAAAGGTGA
- a CDS encoding nicotinate phosphoribosyltransferase — translation MDEIKVVPYIPDEDYDNPAMVVDFYEFTMANCLFLHGFKDTTLVFDMFFRKNPDNQGYSISAGQRKLTRFLLNYHFNEQDICWLRTKGMSEEFCEYLRTYRWQGDMYALPEGTVCYPHVQMVRIECDLVGAILIETYLLQTMNFHSLIATKATRVTGLNTHTPRSVMEFGTRRAQGESAGNDGAYAAVLGGCIGTANCLAEMKYGPEVKAVGTVAHSFIEFFPTEFDAFKAFADTYPDSVSLLLDTYNIMESGLPNLIKLDDYLIEKYPNDPSRRVKSARIDSGDLARGSKRLRKALDAAGKPYIKLVASNGLDEKKIANMELYEHAHFDSYGVGENLITSASDPVFGGVYKLVAVKRSDGTYQPKMKCSDSASKAIIPGKKMPWRLYDENGQAQCDLIAMDGEEIEAGKPVTMVNLDSDAIERTVTITPTKVKKLLVPHILHGELAMELPSIAEKKAYIARQLTDETWESELRLECPHKHYVNMTPAVAECRSRMYAELHGGKV, via the coding sequence ATGGACGAGATCAAAGTTGTTCCGTATATTCCGGATGAAGATTACGATAACCCTGCCATGGTCGTGGATTTCTACGAGTTCACGATGGCCAACTGCCTGTTTCTGCACGGCTTCAAGGATACGACGCTGGTATTCGATATGTTCTTCCGCAAGAACCCCGACAACCAGGGCTATTCCATCAGCGCAGGCCAGCGCAAGCTGACCCGCTTTTTGCTGAACTATCACTTCAACGAGCAGGATATCTGCTGGCTGCGCACCAAGGGCATGAGCGAGGAGTTCTGCGAGTATCTGCGCACCTACCGCTGGCAGGGCGACATGTACGCCCTGCCCGAAGGCACGGTCTGCTATCCCCATGTGCAGATGGTCCGCATCGAGTGCGACCTTGTGGGCGCTATCCTCATCGAGACCTATCTGCTGCAGACCATGAACTTCCACAGCCTGATCGCCACCAAGGCGACCCGCGTCACCGGTCTGAACACCCACACCCCCCGCAGCGTCATGGAGTTCGGCACCCGCCGCGCCCAGGGCGAGAGCGCAGGCAACGACGGCGCGTATGCAGCCGTTCTGGGCGGCTGCATCGGCACCGCCAACTGCCTGGCCGAGATGAAGTATGGCCCGGAGGTCAAGGCCGTCGGCACGGTGGCCCACAGTTTCATCGAGTTCTTCCCGACCGAGTTCGATGCTTTCAAGGCCTTTGCCGATACCTATCCGGACTCTGTCAGCCTCCTGCTGGATACCTATAATATCATGGAGAGCGGTCTGCCCAACCTCATCAAGCTGGACGACTACCTCATCGAAAAGTATCCCAACGACCCCAGCCGCCGCGTCAAGAGTGCCCGCATCGACTCCGGTGACCTGGCCCGCGGCTCCAAGCGCCTGCGCAAGGCGCTGGACGCAGCAGGGAAGCCTTATATCAAGCTGGTGGCGTCCAACGGTCTGGACGAAAAGAAGATCGCCAACATGGAGCTGTATGAGCATGCCCATTTCGATTCCTACGGTGTCGGCGAGAACCTCATCACCTCGGCTTCCGATCCCGTCTTTGGCGGCGTGTACAAACTGGTGGCCGTCAAGCGCTCGGATGGAACCTATCAGCCCAAGATGAAGTGTTCGGATTCTGCCAGCAAGGCCATCATCCCTGGCAAAAAGATGCCGTGGCGTCTCTACGATGAAAACGGCCAGGCACAGTGCGACCTGATCGCCATGGACGGCGAGGAGATCGAGGCAGGCAAGCCTGTCACGATGGTCAATCTGGATTCTGACGCCATTGAGCGCACCGTGACCATCACCCCCACCAAGGTGAAAAAGCTGTTGGTGCCGCACATCCTCCACGGCGAGCTGGCCATGGAGCTGCCCTCCATCGCAGAGAAAAAGGCCTACATCGCCCGCCAGCTGACCGATGAGACCTGGGAGAGCGAGCTGCGCCTGGAGTGCCCCCACAAGCACTATGTCAACATGACCCCCGCCGTCGCCGAGTGCCGCTCCCGCATGTATGCCGAGCTGCATGGCGGCAAGGTATAA